A region of Mauremys mutica isolate MM-2020 ecotype Southern chromosome 2, ASM2049712v1, whole genome shotgun sequence DNA encodes the following proteins:
- the LOC123363648 gene encoding Sjoegren syndrome nuclear autoantigen 1 homolog, with amino-acid sequence MMTQQGAVLQDYNNELVKCIEDLCMQREELNKQIQQAEVEKNKLQHEIRILSEQLECVCESLAQKTASRNELDKILAETETAYMKILDSSRMLLNVLKKEVGNLNKAAELKSNVA; translated from the coding sequence atgatgactcagcaggGAGCTGTTCTGCAGGATTACAATAATGAGCTGGTGAAATGCATTGAAGACTTATGCATGCAAAGAGAAGAACTGAACAAGCAGATCCAGCAAGCGGAAGTGGAAAAAAATAAACTCCAGCATGAAATCCGAATCCTGTCTGAGCAACTGGAGTGTGTCTGTGAAAGCTTGGCCCAGAAGACAGCCTCACGGAACGAGCTTGATAAAATCcttgctgaaactgaaactgctTATATGAAGATTTTGGATAGTTCTAGAATGCTGCTAAATGTCCTGAAGAAGGAAGTGGGGAATTTAAACAAAGCTGCAGAGCTGAAAAGCAACGTGGCCTGA